A DNA window from Drosophila biarmipes strain raj3 chromosome 2R, RU_DBia_V1.1, whole genome shotgun sequence contains the following coding sequences:
- the LOC108030223 gene encoding uncharacterized protein LOC108030223 isoform X2 — protein MDTRVCVAGFSTVLWSLMSINILLIYAAIYEKILIVGTWLLVNYLVFLCTLVTVLLDPLASLRIFYLGYCLIVVKSFYTELTGVEEPETVSSRGASESEDESNA, from the exons ATGGACACCCGAGTCTGTGTGGCTGGTTTTTCTACAGTTCTATGGTCATTGATGTCCATTAACATACTTCTGATCTATGCTGCGATCTAC GAAAAGATTCTAATTGTTGGAACCTGGCTTTTGGTTAACTATTTGGTGTTTCTGTGCACCCTCGTCACCGTGCTGTTGGATCCCTTGGCATCCCTTAGAATAT TTTATCTCGGATATTGTTTGATCGTGGTGAAATCCTTCTATACTGAACTGACCGGGGTTGAGGAACCAGAAACGGTGTCCAGTAGAGGGGCGTCGGAAAGTGAAGATGAATCAAACGCATGA
- the LOC108030223 gene encoding uncharacterized protein LOC108030223 isoform X1, giving the protein MRLQKFLCCLPLKYGVIVAGFSFGLLDFVVGCVGWHMIVTNNYPHYVVEFFRTMDTRVCVAGFSTVLWSLMSINILLIYAAIYEKILIVGTWLLVNYLVFLCTLVTVLLDPLASLRIFYLGYCLIVVKSFYTELTGVEEPETVSSRGASESEDESNA; this is encoded by the exons ATGCGTTTGCAAAAATTCCTGTGTTGCCTGCCCCTGAAATATGGCGTAATTGTGGCGGGCTTTTCGTTCGGCCTGCTGGACTTTGTGGTAGGCTGCGTCGGATGGCATATGATTGTCACAAACAATTATCCCCACTATGTCGTCGAGTTCTTTAGGACCATGGACACCCGAGTCTGTGTGGCTGGTTTTTCTACAGTTCTATGGTCATTGATGTCCATTAACATACTTCTGATCTATGCTGCGATCTAC GAAAAGATTCTAATTGTTGGAACCTGGCTTTTGGTTAACTATTTGGTGTTTCTGTGCACCCTCGTCACCGTGCTGTTGGATCCCTTGGCATCCCTTAGAATAT TTTATCTCGGATATTGTTTGATCGTGGTGAAATCCTTCTATACTGAACTGACCGGGGTTGAGGAACCAGAAACGGTGTCCAGTAGAGGGGCGTCGGAAAGTGAAGATGAATCAAACGCATGA
- the LOC108029844 gene encoding uncharacterized protein LOC108029844, producing the protein MLLWLLLMLCFCESFTLRSKFTNVSAVCSHEFCSSIRGWLTAKGEVNLDIHLNRTLRNGLRTTLTLLQLMDGQSRYQTLFSYDLDTCKTLRELLQASLMKVWLRNVFKYGNLADRCPIRPAYYDVRNFQLENHSIPGYLPSGFYRLHDTNYYGKPKGRPRRSVATFVLDIKFY; encoded by the exons ATGTTGCTATGGCTCTTGCTGATGCTATGTTTTTGTGAATCCTTCA CTCTGCGTAGCAAGTTTACCAACGTGAGTGCGGTGTGCAGCCATGAGTTCTGCTCGAGCATAAGGGGATGGCTGACCGCCAAAGGTGAGGTGAACCTGGACATCCACCTGAATCGCACCCTGAGGAATGGCTTGAGGACCACTCTTACCCTCCTGCAGCTGATGGATGGCCAAAGTCGGTACCAGACCCTCTTCAGCTACGACCTGGACACCTGCAAGACGCTGCGGGAACTGCTGCAAGCCAGTTTGATGAAGGTCTGGCTGAGGAACGTGTTCAAGTACGGGAATCTGGCCGACCGCTGTCCCATCAGGCCA GCCTACTACGATGTGCGCAACTTTCAGCTGGAGAACCACAGCATTCCGGGGTACTTGCCATCGGGATTCTACCGCCTACACGACACAAACTACTACGGAAAGCCCAAGGGCAGGCCACGCCGTTCGGTGGCCACTTTCGTATTGGATATAAAGTTCTattaa